DNA sequence from the Methanofastidiosum sp. genome:
TAGGAAACTAAAAAAAATATATTTAAAAATATAATTGTATTACATCATCTTTTTGAAAATTTCAGGCTTTAGGAGGTATATCAAAAGACCGATAAGTCCTATACCTAGGATGGCCAATATTCCAAGGACGACTATTATGGAAGTCTTTCCTATTGAGACGCTATCTATGGCTTGGATCTTTGAGTCAATAAGTCTTACTTTATCTTGGTCACCGAGTTCGGCGTAAAGATTTTTTGATTTGATATAATTTTCTCTAGCTTTTTTGTAGTCACCTGTTAAATAACTATCTTCGGCTAACTTGAAATAACCCGCCGCTTCTTCTAATCTTACATCGTCTCCTATTGACACAAGCATTGATTTGAAAGTATTTGCATCTTCATCTGTGGGGGATATCTCAAGGGCAATGTTTATTGCTTCAATGGCTTCCTGGTAGTTCCCAAGATTATATTCTGATCTTGCCATTCCATACCATGCCCCAAATACTTTGTTATTTAATCCATTAGCAATCTTATATGTGGACAAAGCTTCGTCATATCTTCCAAGAGATAGAAGTATATCTCCCTTTAAGATGAGTGCGTCTATTCTTTCTTCGTATCCCGGGTCTCTATCGATAGTATTGTTTATTTCAGTTAAGGCATCTGAATATCTTCTTTTGTTCCACAACGATTTTGCTTTGATAAAGTAAGGTTCGTACTTTGACGAGTCAAGGGATATAGCGTTGTCGCTAGTTTTTATTGCATCGTCATAATTATTATCTTTAAGATAAGCTTCTGCAGCTAAAACTAGTTCGGAGTAAGACAATTCGACTTCTTCAGGAGGTGAAACAGCTCCACCTTCGGATAAATAGTCAAATATGTTTGATATAAATCGTAAGTGGTCATACTTAGTTATCATGTTATCTTCAAGAAAAGTTGAGGATCCGATTGCTACTACTTTTCCGCTCAAAACATTTGACCTGGCCGCAACAACTAACTCTGTTCCAGAGATAGGATTTAAAGGATCTTTAGGGGGGGTGCCGGATTTATCTGGGTCACTTAAATAAGGTCTGCTAAGGCTTTGAGGAGATCCCTTCATCAATGATTTTGAGTTTTGGGATATAGTTAAGGAGCAAGGCAATTTCATAGCGACCTTAAATACATCCTTTGTTATTGGATCGTCAACCATATTGACAATAATGACATTTGTGGCATCATTGTCATAATAGTTTTGCGTGTCAGTAACTAGATCATCATTAAATGTAATGCCCATGTTAATAGTAAGTTGATTTAACACTTCTCTAGTTTTTTTGATATCAAGTGAGCTGCCACCCCTACCAACAAGTAAAAGACTACCCCCCTCTTTCACAAATTTCTCAATAGCAAATATCTCTTGGGGAGTAAAATTTGATTTAGGAACAATAATAAGAAGGATATCATAATTTTTTAGAGTATTCTCTGTAATTGGAACTTTATTTTCAGTTAATGTGAACCCTTTACTAGTAAGCTGGCCAATGAACATGTTGTAGCCAGCTGTAAAGTTTATTGGCTCATCATGAGCCACATCAATTAGAATTCTTTTTTTTGACTGTGCGTTAACATTAAGTGGGAAACTCAAAACTAGTAACACTATTATACTCAAAACAACTATTTTTTTCATGCAGACACCCTTAGACAGCATGATTTACTAACATTTAAAAATATATTTGTTATTAGTTAATGCAGAGCATCTGCAACATATGAATTCTATCGAAAGCTTTAAATATCAACTATATTTATTCTGGAATGGTACGGCGACCACAGCGGGAGTGATACACCTGGACTCATCCCGAACCCAGAAGTTAAGACTCTCTGCGTCGTGATTTGTACTGCCACTGGCGGGAACATCACAACGTCGCC
Encoded proteins:
- a CDS encoding tetratricopeptide repeat protein, giving the protein MKKIVVLSIIVLLVLSFPLNVNAQSKKRILIDVAHDEPINFTAGYNMFIGQLTSKGFTLTENKVPITENTLKNYDILLIIVPKSNFTPQEIFAIEKFVKEGGSLLLVGRGGSSLDIKKTREVLNQLTINMGITFNDDLVTDTQNYYDNDATNVIIVNMVDDPITKDVFKVAMKLPCSLTISQNSKSLMKGSPQSLSRPYLSDPDKSGTPPKDPLNPISGTELVVAARSNVLSGKVVAIGSSTFLEDNMITKYDHLRFISNIFDYLSEGGAVSPPEEVELSYSELVLAAEAYLKDNNYDDAIKTSDNAISLDSSKYEPYFIKAKSLWNKRRYSDALTEINNTIDRDPGYEERIDALILKGDILLSLGRYDEALSTYKIANGLNNKVFGAWYGMARSEYNLGNYQEAIEAINIALEISPTDEDANTFKSMLVSIGDDVRLEEAAGYFKLAEDSYLTGDYKKARENYIKSKNLYAELGDQDKVRLIDSKIQAIDSVSIGKTSIIVVLGILAILGIGLIGLLIYLLKPEIFKKMM